Proteins from a genomic interval of Chitinophagales bacterium:
- a CDS encoding amidohydrolase family protein: MRKITADYIFPVNVAPIEKGVIVTDDNGKILQIEERVNHDPTTLEIHRGAIVPGFVNTHCHLELSHMKGVAPTGTGLLPFLKTVVNHRDVPQEEILAAIIAGDRYMYEQGIVAVGDISNKTDTAATKEKSSIRYYTFVEMFDFLQNDWAQKTFEDYHQVFEGQSSNNGNRKSCVPHAPYTVSVKLFGLLKDINEEGCTVSIHNQETPHEDQFFLNKTGDFLKFYEAFQIGIDHFQPSGQTAIHYALQNMNPQHRTLFVHNTMSRPEDIQAAHEWGGKNVFWATCANANLYIENRIPYYQPFIDNDAQMTIGTDSLTSNWQLSVLDEMKTITHFQSYLSFETLLQWATLNGAKALGFEADLGSIEVGKTPGLNLLSNLDADWSLNSEVEVTRLV; encoded by the coding sequence ATGCGTAAAATTACCGCAGACTACATCTTTCCTGTCAATGTTGCTCCCATCGAAAAAGGAGTCATCGTTACGGATGATAATGGTAAAATCTTACAAATAGAGGAACGAGTGAACCACGATCCTACAACATTGGAAATACATCGTGGCGCAATCGTTCCAGGGTTTGTAAACACACACTGCCACCTCGAACTCTCTCACATGAAAGGAGTTGCACCTACGGGGACAGGTTTGCTGCCTTTTCTGAAAACGGTGGTCAATCACCGAGACGTGCCACAAGAAGAAATTCTAGCGGCTATCATAGCAGGCGACCGATACATGTATGAGCAAGGGATTGTGGCAGTAGGCGATATTTCTAACAAAACGGATACGGCAGCGACCAAAGAAAAAAGCTCGATTCGCTATTATACCTTTGTAGAAATGTTTGATTTTCTGCAAAACGATTGGGCGCAAAAAACATTTGAAGACTACCATCAAGTGTTTGAAGGGCAGAGCAGTAACAATGGCAACCGCAAAAGTTGTGTTCCTCATGCGCCTTATACTGTTTCTGTAAAATTGTTCGGTTTATTGAAGGACATCAATGAAGAGGGATGCACGGTCAGTATTCACAACCAAGAAACACCCCATGAAGACCAGTTTTTTCTGAACAAAACAGGTGATTTTTTGAAGTTTTATGAAGCCTTTCAAATTGGCATTGACCACTTTCAGCCCAGCGGACAAACGGCTATTCACTATGCACTTCAAAATATGAATCCTCAGCACCGCACCCTTTTTGTACACAATACCATGAGTCGTCCCGAAGATATTCAGGCTGCACATGAATGGGGAGGTAAGAATGTATTTTGGGCAACTTGCGCCAATGCCAATCTTTACATCGAAAACAGAATACCTTACTATCAACCGTTTATAGACAATGATGCCCAAATGACCATCGGTACAGACAGTTTGACCTCCAATTGGCAGCTATCGGTTTTGGACGAAATGAAGACCATTACCCACTTTCAATCTTATTTGTCTTTCGAGACTTTGCTGCAATGGGCTACATTGAATGGAGCAAAGGCTTTGGGTTTTGAAGCAGACTTGGGAAGCATTGAAGTAGGGAAAACTCCTGGGCTGAATTTGTTGTCTAATTTGGATGCAGATTGGAGTTTGAATAGTGAGGTAGAAGTGACAAGGTTAGTGTAA
- a CDS encoding helix-turn-helix domain-containing protein translates to MPVQKVSLEFIIKQSLKVFRKKGYHHTSMEDLAKACGLKKGSLYHYFKGEEGNESNKGKLGMMKAVIKYLHDYYKREAFVHAYDKKLGAEQRLRILGSIAEEHYFASDSGCLFGNLALEAAGSHGELEELVNAFFVDFINALRTIFEEKFEPKIALEYAEQSLAEIEGAVMMMRVFDKRDYLIRANQQILKRFRKG, encoded by the coding sequence ATGCCAGTACAAAAAGTAAGTTTGGAGTTCATTATCAAGCAGTCACTTAAAGTCTTTCGCAAAAAAGGCTATCACCATACGTCAATGGAAGACTTGGCGAAGGCTTGTGGTTTGAAAAAAGGGAGTTTGTATCATTACTTCAAAGGCGAGGAAGGAAACGAGAGTAACAAAGGTAAATTGGGCATGATGAAGGCGGTCATCAAATATCTACATGACTACTACAAACGTGAGGCTTTTGTTCATGCGTACGACAAAAAACTGGGGGCAGAGCAGCGTTTGCGGATTTTGGGAAGCATTGCAGAGGAACACTATTTTGCTTCAGATAGTGGTTGTTTGTTTGGCAATTTGGCATTGGAGGCTGCGGGGAGTCACGGTGAATTGGAGGAGTTGGTCAATGCGTTTTTTGTGGATTTTATCAATGCCTTGAGAACTATTTTTGAAGAAAAATTTGAGCCTAAAATAGCTTTGGAGTATGCCGAACAGAGTTTGGCAGAGATTGAAGGGGCGGTGATGATGATGCGTGTGTTTGACAAACGGGACTACCTCATAAGGGCCAATCAGCAGATTTTGAAGCGTTTTCGGAAAGGTTAG
- a CDS encoding HAD-IIA family hydrolase has protein sequence MKIKSFQSVASQYKAIFFDSYGVLKNYNGLIEGVENTIEELRNQGIIIHVLTNDASRSPQQLAEKFHKLGLTEIGADDIISSGMMAREYLRLKVKEGTVAYLGTEDSAHYIETADLHTIPLSALDFNRVDEISALVLLDDEGFDWNTDFNKAINLLRLRNIPVVIANTDHTYPISGGQVALAIGGIGNLLENVVKKRFIRFGKPDSQMFIFAYEHLLQKSYFSKNEILMVGDSLRTDILGGNKFGFDTALVLTGKTLPKEAKMLIKTTGVIPDYVCESVAMG, from the coding sequence ATGAAAATCAAGTCTTTTCAATCTGTTGCATCTCAATACAAGGCCATTTTTTTTGATTCCTATGGGGTTCTGAAAAACTACAATGGCTTGATTGAAGGAGTCGAAAATACCATTGAAGAATTGCGGAATCAAGGCATTATCATCCACGTTTTGACCAACGATGCTTCGAGGAGTCCGCAACAATTGGCGGAAAAATTCCACAAATTGGGGCTGACCGAAATCGGTGCAGATGACATTATTTCATCGGGCATGATGGCACGAGAATATTTGCGGCTCAAGGTGAAAGAAGGTACTGTTGCTTATCTGGGTACAGAAGACTCGGCTCACTACATCGAAACGGCTGATTTACATACGATTCCTTTGAGTGCTTTGGACTTCAATCGAGTGGACGAAATCAGCGCATTGGTATTGTTGGACGACGAAGGTTTTGATTGGAATACCGACTTCAACAAGGCAATCAACCTTCTACGACTTAGGAATATTCCTGTGGTCATTGCCAATACCGATCATACCTATCCTATATCGGGTGGGCAAGTAGCTTTGGCGATTGGCGGCATTGGAAACTTGCTGGAAAATGTGGTCAAAAAACGTTTTATCCGATTTGGAAAACCTGATTCTCAAATGTTTATTTTCGCTTATGAACACCTCCTTCAAAAGAGTTATTTCAGCAAAAATGAAATTTTGATGGTTGGAGATTCGCTCCGTACCGATATTTTAGGAGGCAATAAATTTGGCTTTGATACGGCTTTGGTCTTGACGGGTAAGACGCTGCCAAAGGAAGCGAAAATGTTGATTAAAACGACTGGGGTGATTCCTGATTATGTATGTGAGTCGGTGGCGATGGGGTGA
- a CDS encoding T9SS type A sorting domain-containing protein yields the protein MKYLILLLFAFLSNFLSLQADNWELFPLNQKTYFYFETDMEKTISPYYVDFEEESGTYVRQYPLRNMIEAATGGCYEDINFDNVYDFEDREVAYNPHILKQDAYFRYVFQKNSSTRVVPFYPQTNVGESWEIEGTVFSERPYSRLKITCTSKEFSPIFSVMDSVRTFEIEAFDGENPIEAVIESFSFKISKKYGLVEWFDFRAWAFFDPTTKITLAGFEDENGEMIGEAMPIVGDFYPYSAGNVLKWKEVTYVDGQYPNIYHTDTIVSVVKTDTDISYTYNRNSTIEFSDNTVYETKQNEELTLNFFPQHFIDLHYWNLGMTDWGTYQTLNLNRLEGVNGKVEYTLTNLQDATFFNNCYVSILIDFVTTKNTFSTKVGVKEELEYGGFIGGNYSIRLQEAFIGDDYFTPIEENAVPDLKLSLSPNPTQYYLTIQTNISSNTPIYLQIFDLQGKSVLQTQFVGQIEVNTNDFSKGVYFVQASNGKNRWTEKVVKY from the coding sequence ATGAAATACTTAATACTCCTATTATTTGCCTTTCTATCCAATTTTCTTTCCCTTCAAGCCGACAATTGGGAATTGTTCCCCCTCAATCAAAAAACCTACTTCTACTTTGAGACGGACATGGAAAAAACCATCTCGCCTTATTATGTTGATTTTGAAGAAGAATCAGGCACTTATGTTCGTCAGTATCCTCTGCGAAACATGATTGAAGCAGCGACAGGAGGTTGTTATGAGGATATTAACTTTGACAATGTGTACGATTTTGAAGATAGAGAAGTTGCCTACAATCCTCACATCCTAAAACAAGATGCTTATTTTCGATATGTTTTTCAGAAAAATTCGTCAACAAGAGTAGTTCCTTTTTATCCTCAAACCAATGTTGGAGAAAGTTGGGAAATTGAAGGTACGGTCTTTTCCGAACGTCCTTACTCTCGCCTCAAGATCACCTGTACGTCTAAAGAATTCAGCCCTATTTTTTCTGTGATGGACAGTGTTAGAACCTTTGAAATTGAAGCTTTTGATGGAGAAAACCCTATTGAAGCGGTGATAGAAAGTTTTTCCTTCAAAATCAGTAAAAAATATGGCTTGGTCGAGTGGTTTGACTTTAGGGCTTGGGCGTTTTTCGATCCGACCACCAAAATAACTTTGGCAGGATTTGAAGATGAAAATGGAGAAATGATAGGGGAGGCAATGCCTATAGTAGGGGATTTCTATCCTTATTCAGCAGGGAATGTTTTGAAGTGGAAGGAAGTCACTTATGTTGATGGACAATATCCAAATATTTACCATACAGACACCATCGTATCAGTTGTAAAAACAGATACAGATATTAGTTATACCTACAATCGAAACAGCACTATAGAGTTTTCAGACAATACTGTTTATGAAACAAAGCAGAATGAAGAACTAACGCTCAACTTTTTTCCACAACATTTCATTGATTTGCACTATTGGAATTTGGGAATGACGGATTGGGGAACCTATCAAACCTTAAATTTGAACCGATTGGAGGGAGTAAATGGCAAGGTAGAATATACATTAACGAATCTTCAAGATGCTACTTTTTTCAACAATTGTTATGTTTCTATATTGATTGATTTCGTTACAACTAAAAATACCTTTAGCACAAAAGTCGGTGTTAAAGAAGAACTAGAATATGGAGGTTTTATAGGAGGTAATTATAGTATTCGGCTTCAAGAGGCTTTTATAGGCGATGATTATTTCACTCCGATTGAAGAAAATGCCGTTCCCGACTTAAAATTGAGTCTATCGCCAAATCCAACCCAATATTATTTGACCATCCAGACAAATATTTCTTCAAATACCCCCATCTACCTGCAAATCTTCGACTTACAAGGAAAGAGTGTTTTGCAAACACAATTTGTAGGGCAGATTGAAGTGAATACAAACGATTTTTCGAAAGGTGTATATTTTGTGCAAGCATCAAACGGAAAAAATCGGTGGACAGAGAAGGTGGTGAAATACTAA
- a CDS encoding PDDEXK nuclease domain-containing protein, whose amino-acid sequence MDEENKFPDLLHEKGLVEELMQLIEDSKKQVTVQINSALTLLYWQVGKRVKEYIFQNQRIGYGKQIVVTLLRQLTKDYGRSFEEKNLRRMLQFVEQFPDFEKVVTLSRQLSWSHFIAIFPLKQGEARTYYAQQIALQSWSVRELRRQMELKAYERVVIGNTQLPTAFPDTYNYFKDPYFLNLLGLNADFLEKDLEDAILHDLEQFILELGKGFAFVERQKRMIIDADDYYLDLLFFHRKLNRLVAIELKVGKFNAQYKGQMELYLKWLNKYERQENENAPIGLILCTEASREQIELLEMHKDGIMVAEYWTELPPKNVLEERLHKAVLEAKERAARRRLE is encoded by the coding sequence ATGGATGAAGAAAACAAGTTCCCCGACTTATTACACGAAAAAGGCTTAGTAGAAGAATTGATGCAGTTGATTGAAGACAGCAAAAAACAAGTAACTGTTCAAATCAACAGTGCACTCACGCTTTTGTATTGGCAAGTAGGGAAACGTGTGAAAGAGTATATCTTTCAAAATCAACGAATTGGCTACGGAAAACAAATTGTCGTTACACTGTTACGACAATTGACAAAAGATTACGGACGGAGTTTTGAAGAAAAAAACCTACGCCGAATGTTGCAATTTGTAGAGCAATTTCCAGATTTTGAAAAAGTCGTTACACTGTCACGACAATTGAGTTGGTCGCATTTTATTGCTATTTTTCCACTCAAACAAGGCGAAGCAAGAACTTATTATGCTCAACAAATCGCCCTTCAATCTTGGAGCGTTAGAGAACTTCGCAGACAGATGGAATTGAAAGCGTATGAGCGTGTAGTCATTGGCAATACACAGTTACCCACTGCTTTCCCCGACACCTACAATTATTTCAAAGACCCTTATTTTCTAAATTTACTGGGACTAAATGCCGATTTTCTCGAAAAGGACTTGGAAGATGCTATTTTACATGATTTGGAGCAATTCATACTGGAACTTGGAAAAGGATTTGCTTTTGTCGAGCGGCAAAAACGGATGATTATTGATGCGGACGACTACTATTTAGACCTCTTGTTTTTCCACCGAAAACTGAACCGTTTGGTAGCAATCGAACTAAAAGTCGGTAAGTTCAACGCCCAATATAAAGGGCAAATGGAATTGTATCTCAAATGGTTGAACAAATATGAACGACAAGAAAACGAAAACGCTCCAATCGGTTTAATTCTTTGTACTGAAGCAAGTAGAGAACAAATCGAGCTACTCGAAATGCACAAAGATGGCATTATGGTCGCAGAATATTGGACTGAATTACCGCCTAAAAATGTATTGGAGGAAAGATTACATAAAGCTGTTTTGGAGGCAAAAGAACGGGCTGCAAGGAGACGGTTGGAATAG